The Gavia stellata isolate bGavSte3 chromosome 1, bGavSte3.hap2, whole genome shotgun sequence genome has a segment encoding these proteins:
- the CLSTN3 gene encoding calsyntenin-3: protein MLQWRGGAGRGAERGSRRCRQWAGPGRARRRRRRRPAAPGGLGPAAAAAMGDPRPRAAVLLPLLCLCAALPGGASNKANKHKPWIEAEYQGIVMENDNTVLLNPPLFALDKDAPLRYAGEICGFRIHGAGVPFEAVILDKATGEGLIRAKEPVDCEAHKEHTFTIQAYDCGEGPDGANTKKSHKATVHVRVNDVNEFAPVFVEKLYRVAVTEGKLYDRILRVEAIDGDCSPQYSQICYYEILTPNIPFLIDNDGNIENTEKLQYSGDHLYKFTVTAYDCGKKRASDDAEVEIQVKPTCKPSWQGWNKRIEYTPGAGSLALFPSIHLETCDEPLWNIQATVELQTNHVAKGCDRDNYSEKSLRKLCGAAPGEIDLLPVPSPTANWTARLSVHYSQDSSLIYWFNGSQAAQVPVVNGPTAHEGLSDHFTLSVWMKHAVVPGKGRREEETVICSTVQSEDGYSHYSLAVHGCRIAFLYWPLLESARPVKFLWKLEQVCDDEWHHYALNLEFPTVTLYVDGVSYDPALIHDNGLIHPPRQEPSLMIGACWTEEKNKEKIKGNENSTDTVQGDPLSIHHYFHGYLAGFTVRPGSLESREVIECLYACREGLDYSDFDSLGKGMKVHVNPSQSLLTLEGDDVETFNHAIQHVVYMNSLRFATPGVRPLRLTTTVKCFSEESCVSIPDVEGYVVVLQPDAPQILLSGNARFAHPASDFEAPDGVPLFPNLQITCSISHQVEAKKDENWHGTVTDTRMSDEIVHNLDGCEISLVGDDLDPEREYLLLDGALLQQRGLELVNTSAYLTITGVESIAIYEEILRQVSYHINHGAALYERKFHLSCTEMNGRYSSNEFTVEVNVLHNMNRAAHPNHILSSQQFLHRGHHLPPELSGHSLASTHNNPMVPSAATVIIVVCVGFLALMVILGILRIHSLHRRGVGQEVPGAAEGGHVSTGGKESDMFWDDSALTIIVNPMESYQSCQERAAESGEGRTSEDMEDEDDSTDSETPDSPDSNDVDDRHIIGKSDGSHRY, encoded by the exons ATGCTGCAgtggcggggcggggccgggcgtgGAGCGGAGCGGGGCTCGCGGAGGTGCCGCCAGT gggccgggccgggccgcgcccgccgccgccgccgccgccgtccaGCAGCCCCGGGCGGGCTGggacccgccgccgccgccgcgatGGGCGACCctcggccccgcgccgccgtcCTCCTCCCGCTGCTCTGCCTCTGcgccgcgctgcccggcggCGCCTCCAACAAAG CAAACAAGCACAAACCCTGGATCGAAGCTGAGTATCAGGGCATCGTCATGGAGAATGACAACACAGTGCTGCTCAACCCACCGCTGTTTGCACTGGACAAGGACGCTCCGCTGCGCTATGCAG GTGAAATCTGTGGCTTCAGGATCCACGGGGCAGGGGTACCTTTTGAGGCTGTGATCCTGGACAAAGCGACAGGCGAGGGGCTGATCCGGGCCAAGGAACCAGTGGATTGTGAAGCACATAAGGAGCACACATTCACCATCCAGGCTTATGACTGTGGAGAGGGACCTGATGGAGCGAATACCAAGAAGTCACACAA GGCCACGGTGCACGTTCGAGTAAACGATGTGAATGAGTTTGCTCCCGTCTTTGTGGAAAAGTTGTATCGTGTGGCAGTGACGGAGGGAAAGCTGTATGACCGCATCTTGCGTGTGGAGGCCATTGATGGAGACTGCTCGCCACAGTACAGCCAGATCTGCTACTATGAGATCCTGACCCCCAATATTCCCTTTCTGATTGACAATGACG GGAACATCGAGAACACAGAGAAGCTGCAGTACAGTGGAGATCATCTCTACAAATTCACAGTGACAGCCTATGACTGTGGAAAGAAGCGGGCTTCGGATGATGCTGAAGTGGAAATCCAGGTGAAACCCACCTGCAAGCCCAGCTGGCAGG GCTGGAACAAGAGGATTGAGTACACCCCGGGCGCAGGCAGCCTTGCGCTCTTCCCCAGCATTCACCTGGAGACCTGCGATGAGCCCCTGTGGAACATCCAGGCCACGGTGGAGCTGCAGACAAACCATGTGGCCAAGGGCTGCGACCGGGATAACTACTCCGAGAAGTCCCTGCGCAAACTCTGTG GTGCTGCCCCAGGAGAGATTGACCTGCTGCCGGTGCCTAGCCCCACGGCAAACTGGACCGCGCGGCTCTCGGTGCACTACAGCCAGGACAGCAGCCTCATCTACTGGTTCAATGGCAGCCAGGCTGCCCAGGTGCCCGTGGTGAATGGGCCGACTGCCCACGAGGGGCTGAGTGACCACTTCACCCTGTCCGTATGGATGAAGCATGCTGTGGTGCCCGGCAAAGGCAGGCGAGAGGAGGAGACGGTGATCTGCAGTACAGTGCAGAGCG AGGACGGCTACTCGCATTACTCTCTGGCTGTGCACGGCTGCCGGATTGCTTTCCTCTACTGGCCGTTGCTGGAAAGCGCAAGGCCCGTGAAATTCCTCTGGAAGCTTGAGCAG GTCTGCGATGATGAATGGCACCATTATGCCCTCAACCTGGAGTTCCCCACTGTCACGCTCTACGTGGATGGCGTCTCTTACGACCCTGCCCTCATCCACGACAATGGCCTCATTCACCCCCCGCGGCAGGAGCCCTCGCTCATGATTGGGGCCTGCTGGACCG aggagaaaaacaaggagaaaatcAAAGGAAACGAGAACTCCACTGATACTGTACAAG GAGATCCTCTGTCGATACACCACTACTTCCATGGTTACTTGGCTGGCTTCACTGTGCGCCCTGGTAGCTTGGAGAGCCGGGAGGTTATTGAATGCCTGTATGCCTGCCGTGAGGGGCTTGATTACAGTGACTTCGACAGTCTGGGCAAAGGGATGAAG GTTCATGTGAACCCCTCTCAGTCCCTGCTCACTTTGGAAGGTGACGATGTGGAAACCTTCAACCATGCAATCCAGCACGTGGTTTACATGAATTCACTGCGCTTTGCTACCCCTGGAGTCCGGCCACTCAGACTCACCACTACCGTCAA GTGTTTCAGTGAAGAGTCCTGTGTCTCCATTCCTGATGTGGAAGGTTATGTTGTGGTGCTACAGCCTGATGCTCCCCAGATCCTGTTGAGTGGCAATGCCCGCTTTGCTCATCCTGCATCAGACTTTGAGGCTCCTGATGGGGTCCCCCTGTTCCCCAACCTCCAGATCACCTGCTCTATTTCTCACCAGGTGGAGGCCAAGAAGGATGAGAATTGGCATGGTACCG TGACAGACACACGAATGTCAGATGAGATCGTGCACAACCTGGATGGCTGCGAGATCTCACTGGTAGGAGATGACTTGGACCCAGAGAGGGAGTATCTGCTCCTGGATGgggcactgctgcagcagcgggGCCTGGAGCTCGTTAACACCTCTGCCTACCTGACCATCACAG GTGTGGAGAGCATTGCCATTTACGAGGAAATACTACGCCAGGTCTCATACCACATCAACCATGGCGCTGCTCTTTACGAAAGGAAGTTTCACCTGTCTTGCACCGAGATGAATGGACGCTACTCCAGCAATGAGTTTACTGTTGAG GTCAATGTCCTCCACAACATGAACCGAGCTGCTCATCCCAACCATATTCTGAGTTCCCAGCAGTTCCTGCACCGAGGCCATCATTTACCCCCAGAGCTATCTGGGCACAGTTTGGCAAGCACCCATAACAACCCAA tGGTCCCCAGTGCTGCCACTGTCATCATCGTGGTGTGCGTGGGCTTCCTGGCACTCATGGTGATCCTTGGCATCCTGCGCATCCACTCCCTGCATCGGCGGGGAGTGGGGCAGGAGGTCCCTGGGGCTGCTGAAGGGGGGCACGTGAGCACCGGAGGCAAAGAGAGCGACATGTTCTGGGATGACTCAGCCCTCACCATCATAGTCAACCCCATGGAG TCCTACCAGAGCTGCCAGGAGAGGGCAGCAGAAAGCGGCGAGGGCAGAACTAGCGAGGACATGGAGGACGAAGATGACAGCACCGACTCAGAAACACCCGACTCCCCGGACAGCAATGACGTGGATGACCGACACATCATTGGCAAAAGCGACGGCTCTCACCGCTACTAG
- the LOC104257031 gene encoding solute carrier family 25 member 36 isoform X1: MGTSGKREHSTVLHLLAGGCGGTAGAILTCPLEVVKTRLQSSQLTLRPLCLSEIQLPGMSVRLMNPTPPSPGVLKLLRAILEKEGMRSLFRGLGPNLVGVAPSRAIYFAAYSGVKERLNAVLVPESKKVHMLSAACAGITSATLTNPIWLVKTRMQLEARVKGEMASNALQCAMHVYRTEGLRGFYRGITASYAGVSETIIHFVIYEALKQQLRNSHHSLSPPLTLSPNSHDFFGLMGAAAVSKTCASCIAYPHEVIRTRLREEGSRYRSFIQTLQLVVHEEGPLALYRGLLAHLIRQIPNTAIMMATYELIVHLASSTL, translated from the exons ATGGGGACCAGTGGCAAAAGGGAG CACAGCACCGTGCTCCACCTGCTCGCCGGAGG ATGTGgtggcacagctggagccaTCCTGACCTGTCCCCTGGAAGTGGTGAAGACACGTCTACAGTCATCGCAACTGACACTGCGGCCTCTGTGCCTCTCAGAGATACAGCTGCCGGGGATGAGCGTGAGGCTGATGAACCCCACCCCACCATCTCCTGGAGTGCTCAAGCTGCTGAG GGCTATCCTTGAGAAGGAAGGCATGCGATCCCTGTTCCGAGGTCTGGGTCCAAACCTTGTTGGGGTTGCTCCTTCCCG GGCTATATATTTTGCTGCCTATTCTGGTGTTAAGGAGAGGCTCAATGCTGTCCTTGTACCGGAGTCCAAGAAAGTACACATGCTATCAGCAGCCTGTGCAG gcatTACCTCTGCCACGCTTACCAACCCTATCTGGTTAGTGAAAACCAGGATGCAGCTGGAAGCCAG GGTGAAGGGGGAGATGGCCAGCAACGCTCTTCAATGTGCCATGCACGTGTACCGCACTGAAGGCCTTCGTGGATTTTACCGTGGTATCACTGCCTCCTATGCTGGAGTGTCAGAGACCATCATACACTTCGTCATCTATGAAGCACtgaaacagcagctgagaaACAGCCATCATTCCCTTTCCCCACCACTCACACTTTCACCAAACAGCCATGATTTCTTTGGACTaatgggagctgctgctgtctccaAAACATGTGCTTCATGCATTGCATATCCACATG AGGTCATTCGGACACGGTTGCGAGAAGAAGGGTCACGATACCGTTCCTTTATACAGACTCTGCAGCTTGTGGTCCATGAAGAGGGACCCTTGGCTTTATACCGAGGGCTCCTGGCTCACTTGATCCGCCAGATCCCAAACACAGCTATCATGATGGCTACCTATGAACTCATTGTACATTTGGCCTCTTCCACCTTGTAA
- the LOC104257031 gene encoding solute carrier family 25 member 36 isoform X2 produces MPQHSTVLHLLAGGCGGTAGAILTCPLEVVKTRLQSSQLTLRPLCLSEIQLPGMSVRLMNPTPPSPGVLKLLRAILEKEGMRSLFRGLGPNLVGVAPSRAIYFAAYSGVKERLNAVLVPESKKVHMLSAACAGITSATLTNPIWLVKTRMQLEARVKGEMASNALQCAMHVYRTEGLRGFYRGITASYAGVSETIIHFVIYEALKQQLRNSHHSLSPPLTLSPNSHDFFGLMGAAAVSKTCASCIAYPHEVIRTRLREEGSRYRSFIQTLQLVVHEEGPLALYRGLLAHLIRQIPNTAIMMATYELIVHLASSTL; encoded by the exons ATGCCGCAGCACAGCACCGTGCTCCACCTGCTCGCCGGAGG ATGTGgtggcacagctggagccaTCCTGACCTGTCCCCTGGAAGTGGTGAAGACACGTCTACAGTCATCGCAACTGACACTGCGGCCTCTGTGCCTCTCAGAGATACAGCTGCCGGGGATGAGCGTGAGGCTGATGAACCCCACCCCACCATCTCCTGGAGTGCTCAAGCTGCTGAG GGCTATCCTTGAGAAGGAAGGCATGCGATCCCTGTTCCGAGGTCTGGGTCCAAACCTTGTTGGGGTTGCTCCTTCCCG GGCTATATATTTTGCTGCCTATTCTGGTGTTAAGGAGAGGCTCAATGCTGTCCTTGTACCGGAGTCCAAGAAAGTACACATGCTATCAGCAGCCTGTGCAG gcatTACCTCTGCCACGCTTACCAACCCTATCTGGTTAGTGAAAACCAGGATGCAGCTGGAAGCCAG GGTGAAGGGGGAGATGGCCAGCAACGCTCTTCAATGTGCCATGCACGTGTACCGCACTGAAGGCCTTCGTGGATTTTACCGTGGTATCACTGCCTCCTATGCTGGAGTGTCAGAGACCATCATACACTTCGTCATCTATGAAGCACtgaaacagcagctgagaaACAGCCATCATTCCCTTTCCCCACCACTCACACTTTCACCAAACAGCCATGATTTCTTTGGACTaatgggagctgctgctgtctccaAAACATGTGCTTCATGCATTGCATATCCACATG AGGTCATTCGGACACGGTTGCGAGAAGAAGGGTCACGATACCGTTCCTTTATACAGACTCTGCAGCTTGTGGTCCATGAAGAGGGACCCTTGGCTTTATACCGAGGGCTCCTGGCTCACTTGATCCGCCAGATCCCAAACACAGCTATCATGATGGCTACCTATGAACTCATTGTACATTTGGCCTCTTCCACCTTGTAA